The region CCCCGATGCGCCGATCTTCAAAGCGGCAACATTCGGTATAGTAGGCGACTACAAACAGGTCGTTCCGAAACTCATCGAAAAATTCAAAAGCAAACTCGGTAAGTAGCAAAGGAAATTATCAGAAGAACCAGGGGAGCCTCGGCTCCCCTTTTTTAATCACCGATCTCCCGTGAAGATGAGCATGACGTAGCGAGGATAATGACAATAGATTGCCGCGCCCTGCGGGCTCGCAATGACATTGCGCTGCACCGGTAGCGGCAAATGGAGTTGTTTTTTCGATATACGATATACGAACTACGATATACGGTCTTGCTATGAGCTGTAATTAGTAGAGCCAGAGATGGTCTAAGTCTTCCCCTGTCCTGCCCTCTGTCTTCCTCTCCCTGATCACTGTTGCCGGCATCCCTGCGACAACGGTATTCGGGGGGACGTCAGCCGTGACCATTGCATGAGAGGCGACGATGGCCTGCTCGCCTATGGTTACTCCGGGCAGTATCACCGCACCGGTGTAGACCATTGCGTAATCTTTGATCACTACGGGGTGATACTCTCTGACGATGTGGGATGCCTCCGAGTGGGTATGGGTGAAGATCCTCACGTCTTCTGCAAGCCCAACGTAATTGCCGATAGCGACCCCTCCCTTGGAATCAATGAAGACATTGCGGTTGAAAAAGGCAGAATCACCGATCTCGATATTCTGACCAAAGTTGAATCTGAGATTTTCCTCGGCGATGAACCCTGTGCCGCATCTCTTGAAGAGATGTTCAGCGATGAGTCTCCTGAAAAGGATCGCGAAGTTGACAAAGAGGCATATAGGGAGTTTGTCAAATGTGTCCCAGAGGAAATGGAGGTAGCGCTGCTCTGCCGTGAAGGGGTGTTCACGCCCCAGGGGAAGGAGTTCGCTGTAGAGTTCAAGCTCTTCAACAAGTTCGCGGATATAGGGAGGCGCGTCGAGAACCTTCAGGATCTCAACCGTCCCTTTCGCATTGATGCCTTTATCGACGATAACCTTGATCTCTTCGAATCTTTGGTTAAGTATTTTACCCATGATTTTCCCCTCCGGCAGGGTTACTTTTGGCGTGTTTTGACTATTTGCCCGTTTTATCCGGTTTCATTATGCTCAGGAACGCCACCGCGAACCCCGCGGATAGCGCGAGCAGCAAGATCCATAGACCTCTTCTACCGGTCTTTATCCCGGACCCATGTGTCTTTTTCAGCCATCCATGAAATGCGTTCACTGTATCTTCGATGTGGAAGACGGTCTTCAGTGCTATGCTGTTGATGCCATATTTCTCAGACGCTTCGCCGGGGTTGTCGATGGTGAACAGGATCATTTCGAGCTGTTCGAGATATTCTTCCACCGGTTTTTTAAGGATAGCAGTAAAAAGCATCTGCCCCTCTTCCAAACCAACAGGAAATGGTCTTTTCCAGAAATCATGGTAGCAGGCTATCATATTGAGGAGCGGCTCTTCTATGCGGGTCACGGCCTGCCGGATGGTTTCCCTCGGTGCATACTCTTTTGCCAGGACTTCTGCCGTGAGGTTATCGGTAGCCGTTACCAGGCCTTCGATATTTTGCTTGAGAACACGGTTCATTTCGTCGATGAGCCCCGAGATGTCCTCCAGTGGTTTGCCTTCAGGAGAGGGGTAGTACTGAAGCACTTCACGGAGCATGACCGTAAGTGGACTTAGTTCTTCGGCCAGTACGTAATAGTGGTCCGGCAGCGGGTGTTGCGATTTCATATTGTTCACCGTGTTTAGTAAGTGTTCCTGGTGCAAATTTTTCATCTGTCAGCTTGAAAGCATAAAAGCACAAGCCTGTTTATATTTGAACATATTTAGTGTCTTTTTTCTATGACATTCATGATTAACAAAATAAATTTATTAATAGATGATTACTTATTCAAATTATCTATTTGCTATGCAGCACTTAATTTTCTAAAATAGAAAACAAGAATTATAGTGACAGACGGTGAAGAGCAGAGGATGAGAGGATGCGGAGATGGGAAGATGAGAGGATGCGGAGATGGGAGGATGGGGTGGAGCTGATCGGAGACAAACATGATCTACCTTGATAATGCGGCGACTTCATTCCCGAAGCCGAAAGAGACGATAGACTTTCTCAACGACTTTGTCCTTAATGTCGGCGGCAATCCCGGCAGGAGCGGACATACCCTTTCCGTTGATGCGGCAAGATTCATCTTTGAGGCACGGGAAAAACTTGCAGACCTGTTCAACGTCAGCGATTCGGAACGGATTCTCTTTACCCAGAACGGGACCGAGTCATTAAATCTTGCCATCCTTGGTCTCCTGAAGCAAAATGACCATGTTATTACAACCTCGTTGGAACATAATTCGGTGATGCGGCCCCTTACGTTTCTTGAAAAAGAGAAAGGCATCCGCCTCTCTGTTGTCCAATGTGCGCACAATGGCAAACTCGACGCGGAGGATATAAAGAGGCTCGTCCGCAAGGAAACAAAGGCAGTGATCATCAACCATGGATCTAACGTAATCGGCACGGTCCAACCGGTTGGCGAGATAAAAAGGGTTATCGGAGAGATTACCCTCATCGTCGATGCCTGCCAGACAGTAGGCTCATTTCCAGTTGATATCGCAGCAGACAATATCGATATACTCTGCTTCTCCTGCCATAAGTCGCTCTATGGTATTCAGGGCCTTGGCGCCATTTATATACGGAACGGAATAGAGCTTATGCCGCTGAAATTCGGCGGTACGGGAAGCAGGTCGGAGTCTATTGAACAGCCTTTGTTTCTGCCTGACCGGTACGAGTCCGGCACGCCCAACACGCCGGGGATTGCAGCGCTCCTCGGCGGTTTAAGCTTTATAGAAAGGACCGGTATCGGAACGATCATCAAAAGAAAACAGGATTTGAGGCGATCTATTATTGACGAATTATCAGATATCCCGCAGGTTGTCGTATACGGCAATAAGGATGATAATAGCCAGTTACCCATCATATCCTTCAACATCGAGGACAAATTGCCGTCTGAAGTAGGCTACGAGCTCAATAAACAGGCGATATACACGCGGGTAGGTCTGCACTGCTCACCTGTGGCGCACAGAACGATAGGGACCTTTCCGGAAGGCACAGTGAGGGTCGCGCCCGGGTACTTTACAACAGACGAAGACGTCGCTGTATTCATTGAAGCGGTACGGGAAATAGCCAAACGTCCGTGAGACGACAGTATATAGTATATAGTATATCGCAAAAAGCAAAAACCCCTTGCCGCCAACTATTCTGCGATATACGACCTACGATATACTATATACGATATACGATATACGATATACGATAGAGACTGATATGATTTACTTCTTACTTTTTTTTACCATCCATGACGTTCTGAAGGCTGAGAAGGCATTGAAGGGACACAATGTTGAGATCGAGCTTGTTCCTGTCCCGAGGAACTTAAGTTCAGACTGCGGGATGTGCATAAAATTGAAAGGCGACCTGGAGGGCGTAAAGCCTTATATCGACGATACCGGGATGGACAAATGCGTTTCCTATGACGGGAAAGAATATAAGCTCATAGCTGACAGCTCGTAGGAAATTCGAAATTCTAAGCACCAAATCCTAAACAATTAGCCATGCCGCGCTTTTCGTGGGACCCTCGAATAACGAAAATGATGTATCCCGGACTGTACTCCATGAGGATGAGCATGTCGTCGGGACATCCCTCGCAAACACGCTCATTCCGCTCCTGCGGCGCTGTTACCGGGGCTTGCGTCGCCCCCTCCAGCAGCAAAGCTGCCAGAGCCACCCCCTCTCGCCAACGGTGTGGGCTGGTTCATATCGCTCGCGTTCGGCTTCGGAACTTTTGCTTCGCAAAAGACCGAGCTTCCTCGCCTCACGACGGTTTGCTACAGGAAAGCCCGACACCGATGCCCTATAGTGATATATTAGGATGAGCATCGACGTCGGATGTTTCCCCGCAATAAAGGCAGTGAACGGTGAATGGTGAATAGCAAGGAAACCCGTAATTCGTAATTCGTGAATGGAGTAAGGCAAACCTAAGGGATGAGATCGCCACGTCGCTTCGCTCCTCGCGATGACGATAAAGAATGAAGCTCCTCACGGTTGTGACGCTATGCTGATTCCGCATCCAGCGCCGAGCGACCAGTGACGAGTATCCATCGACCAGCAACCAGTATCCAGCATCCGGTCCAGGTTAAATCCTGATGGCCCCTTCCGGACACATCTCCTGGCAGCAGTAACAACGAATGCACCTTTTGTAGTCAAACACAGGCGGTTCATCCGGCCGTGTTGACAGCGCCCCTGCAGGGCACACCTTTACACAAACGCCGCATCGTTTACAGGCCGCACTTATGATCTTTGGTTTTTTGACGAATGCGTTCTTGAGAAGTGTTTTGATGGGCTGCGGGATGCTCCAATCGGTAGCCATGGTGCCGGGCATCCTGAAATCTTTGATCACGGGGGCCCCATAAGTAACCGTCTCATAGCTTTTGATGAGGCCATGCTCTCTGGCAAGCGCCGTGATGGGGAGGGGGTAGCCTGGCTGGACGAGCTTCTCAATGGCGTCGTCGAGAACGAAGGCGCTCCTGCTCATGGCAACGACCCCAAGATTCCGCGGTCTTCCGTTCGATGGACCGTCTCCGTCCATGCCGAGGATCCCGTCAAGGATCGTCAGGTGGGGGCTGACTATGGTGTGGATATCGATGAGGGCTGAAGCAAAAAGCATCCTGTCCTGTCCTGCCCTCAGATGCCACCGTGCTTTTTCAAAGGAATGTATGAAGCCAAAGGTGTTTTTCACCCCCAGTGTCAAGCCCATCATCGCGTGCGTCTTAAGCTTTGGAAGGTTGACGACAAGATCATAATCCTTTGGGTCCTCGCCAAGAGTGAACCGCTTATATGGCGATATTCCATCAATAACCTTTATTAGTTTCCGATTGAAAGGAGATATAGTTAAACCATAGTATTCAATAATATCCATAATTCTACAATTTACAAGGACTTTTTTAGTTTTTTCATAGCCGGGACTATCTCCGATCGTGATTTGACACCCGTAATCAAGAAGTATTTCGGTTAGTGCCCTGATGAATTCAGGGTGGGTGGTGACTGCCTTTTCAGGCGCTTTGCCGCTCAGAAGATTGGGCTTCAGAAGGACCGCCTGCTTATCGATGCGGAGCCCGAGGGCCTGAAGGCCTTTTACAAAAAAATCTTTCAGCCTCTCCTGGTCATAGCGGTCACATGCCTGCAGAAGTACCTTTTCCAAGGCCCGGTCCTTTCTCAAAAGATGCCTCAATAAATTCTATACAGATATGGCCGTCAGCGCCATGCCAGCATACCGTGTTTTCATCATCAAGCCTGTAGGTCACTGTGTAGCCCTTCCGTTGAACGATCGAAGAACCTTTCCCGACAGGTTCCCTGGTGTTATTCATCGTAATGTCATCGATAAAGTCGCTCAATTGTATGCCGAATTCTTTCTCGAACTTGCCCTCATCCGTTTCTTTGACCTCCTGGTTCTCAAGCAGGAAGCCGTTCCTGTCCTTTTTGATATACATGGCGGTATTGCCAAAAGGCCCGTAGACCTCAACAAGAAGCACGTCGGGATAATCAACCCGTAAAGACATAGTGCCGGAATAGGTCATCCCCCTCCATGACATGTCGAGCTCACAAAGGGCAGCAACGTATTTTATGTGTTCAGGCCAGGCGAAGCGGGCAGCCTTTTTCGGAAGCATTGCGCAGGCATTCAAAAGGATCGCAAGGCAGAGTATGATGATTCTTGTCTTCATCGATTAGTTCAAAATGCCCAAACACCAATAACCAATCACCAAATAATACCCAATAACCAATTTTTTAATAACCAAACTGGATTTTTCTATTGCGTTTCTATTTGTTGGGTATTCGGTCATTGGATATTGGTTATTAATTGGTCATTGGTGTTTGGTTATTGGTTATTCAGACGCATTATGGAGCTTTTCATTTCTTATTATCTTTGAGCTGTTTTATCTTTTCCTCAAGGATCTTTTTTCTTTCTTCCTTCTTTTCCAGTTGGATGGACTTGTCGTAGTAATGGATCGCTTTTGTATTGTCTTTCATAACGGCATAAACGTCACCGAGGTGTTCGGCAATAGTCGGATCATCAGGCATCAACTGGTGGGCCTTCAGTATTGCCGTCAGCGCACCGTTATAATTGCCCTTTTTATAGTAGACCCATCCGAGGCTGTCGAGAATATATCCGTCGTCGGGCTTCTTCACAATGGCCTTTTTGATCATTGCCTCGGCTTCGTCGAGTTTTATCCCTTTTTCAGCCCAGGTGTAGCCGATAAAGTTCAACGCGTTGGCATATTCAGCATCGATCTTCAATACCTCTTCCATGAACGTCAGTGCCATGTCGGTGTTACCCTTTTTTTCGTGCAGCATGCCGATCTGGTATAAAACGTCTATATTATTCGGTTCGATCTTCCGCGCCTCTTCCAATGATGCGATACCTTTTGCATAATCCATCTTTTCTTCGTAAAGCATTGACAGCAATATATAGATCTCAGCAGTAGGTTTTACCTCGCCGAGGTAATGTTCCATTATTTTAATGCCGTCATCCGGGTTACCTGTCTTGATATAAAGAAATGCGAGGTTTTTCAGCGCATTTGAGAACTCCTCCGATTTCGGGTCTACTTTGAGAAACTCCTCTATAGCCTTTTTCAGGTCTCCCTTTTCTTTCCATGACATGGCAAGGTAGAGTCGAACGGTATTGTTGCCGGGAGTAGAGGTAAGTACAAAGTTGAATTCCCTTATTGCCTCGTCGAATCTCCTTTTTTCAAGGTGAAGAAGCCCTATGCGTGTCCTTATGGAAAGGTCCTCCCTGTCGATACCGGATAATTCTTCGAATTCGTGGATTGCCTTATCGTACTCCTTTTGTCTGATAAATATCGCAGCGATCCTTGAACGTGCCTTTTTATTCATGGGGTTGATTGAGATCACTTTCTGATAATATTCTATTGCCTTTTCGAAATTTCCTTCTATTTCATTGATCGTGCCGAGATCGAGCATCGCCGGCTCAAAGTTTGGTTTTAATTCAAGGACCTTATCGTAGAGGGTATTTGC is a window of Syntrophorhabdaceae bacterium DNA encoding:
- a CDS encoding aminotransferase class V-fold PLP-dependent enzyme codes for the protein MIYLDNAATSFPKPKETIDFLNDFVLNVGGNPGRSGHTLSVDAARFIFEAREKLADLFNVSDSERILFTQNGTESLNLAILGLLKQNDHVITTSLEHNSVMRPLTFLEKEKGIRLSVVQCAHNGKLDAEDIKRLVRKETKAVIINHGSNVIGTVQPVGEIKRVIGEITLIVDACQTVGSFPVDIAADNIDILCFSCHKSLYGIQGLGAIYIRNGIELMPLKFGGTGSRSESIEQPLFLPDRYESGTPNTPGIAALLGGLSFIERTGIGTIIKRKQDLRRSIIDELSDIPQVVVYGNKDDNSQLPIISFNIEDKLPSEVGYELNKQAIYTRVGLHCSPVAHRTIGTFPEGTVRVAPGYFTTDEDVAVFIEAVREIAKRP
- a CDS encoding tetratricopeptide repeat protein, which gives rise to MVSFYIMKRFLIILLLTLLPLPLFSSDYSSSIEFFLKGYRSELRGDHEEALAYYGAALKFNPDSAEIRAELAFLYIKKGDTGKAEGLLKEAIEINPTSHDALFLLAGIYSAKGDFAKAKALYEKCIALNPEDTEAYLYLGSLYIAEKRYKDALIMYEKILEYDSENIISLYYTARLSAEIKDYKKANTLYDKVLELKPNFEPAMLDLGTINEIEGNFEKAIEYYQKVISINPMNKKARSRIAAIFIRQKEYDKAIHEFEELSGIDREDLSIRTRIGLLHLEKRRFDEAIREFNFVLTSTPGNNTVRLYLAMSWKEKGDLKKAIEEFLKVDPKSEEFSNALKNLAFLYIKTGNPDDGIKIMEHYLGEVKPTAEIYILLSMLYEEKMDYAKGIASLEEARKIEPNNIDVLYQIGMLHEKKGNTDMALTFMEEVLKIDAEYANALNFIGYTWAEKGIKLDEAEAMIKKAIVKKPDDGYILDSLGWVYYKKGNYNGALTAILKAHQLMPDDPTIAEHLGDVYAVMKDNTKAIHYYDKSIQLEKKEERKKILEEKIKQLKDNKK
- a CDS encoding DUF3343 domain-containing protein, giving the protein MIYFLLFFTIHDVLKAEKALKGHNVEIELVPVPRNLSSDCGMCIKLKGDLEGVKPYIDDTGMDKCVSYDGKEYKLIADSS
- a CDS encoding acyltransferase, whose translation is MGKILNQRFEEIKVIVDKGINAKGTVEILKVLDAPPYIRELVEELELYSELLPLGREHPFTAEQRYLHFLWDTFDKLPICLFVNFAILFRRLIAEHLFKRCGTGFIAEENLRFNFGQNIEIGDSAFFNRNVFIDSKGGVAIGNYVGLAEDVRIFTHTHSEASHIVREYHPVVIKDYAMVYTGAVILPGVTIGEQAIVASHAMVTADVPPNTVVAGMPATVIRERKTEGRTGEDLDHLWLY
- a CDS encoding DUF362 domain-containing protein, translated to MEKVLLQACDRYDQERLKDFFVKGLQALGLRIDKQAVLLKPNLLSGKAPEKAVTTHPEFIRALTEILLDYGCQITIGDSPGYEKTKKVLVNCRIMDIIEYYGLTISPFNRKLIKVIDGISPYKRFTLGEDPKDYDLVVNLPKLKTHAMMGLTLGVKNTFGFIHSFEKARWHLRAGQDRMLFASALIDIHTIVSPHLTILDGILGMDGDGPSNGRPRNLGVVAMSRSAFVLDDAIEKLVQPGYPLPITALAREHGLIKSYETVTYGAPVIKDFRMPGTMATDWSIPQPIKTLLKNAFVKKPKIISAACKRCGVCVKVCPAGALSTRPDEPPVFDYKRCIRCYCCQEMCPEGAIRI